The stretch of DNA CATCTGACTGTGTTTCCATAACATTGTACGTACGTTGTTGAATTTAGCAAAACTAAAAAGGCTTAAGCAGCATTTAACCTATTTACCACTGTGATGGTTTAGTATGCCTCGTTGAACAAGAATAACTTGCCTACTTGCTTAGCTCTATGCTTACCCAAACAAAACTTAAGTCCTTCCATCCACAGCAGTTCTTCTCATCCCTGGTATCGTTCTCATCCGGATCGTTAAAAATGTCTGTAACCTCTTCTTCCATTCTATTTGCACTGACCTCTAaatgttttcatcttttcctGCTTCCCCCCCAGTTGATCCAATGGGAGATGATTACCCAGGAAGTGGAAttaaatgtgtgtatatgtgtcaCACATGGCGTATagctacagtatttaccttATTGATAGTGGGTGACATTGCTCATACCCCCATTGCCTCTAATAAATAAGCTGGTGGCTTTGCATGTAAATGCTAATCACAGCAGAAGCTTAATATAAGGCATCTCTTCTGGTAGTGTGATGATATGGCTTGGCATGCCACTTTGCGCTTGTGTTTCTCTAATTTGTAGAATGATGGGGGTGAGACAGCTACCGAATTTGCAGGCTCTGTAGTTTATGATTGGCTACCTTCGTCACCCTCATCATTTCCTTCTCATGCCACTTTAAAGGCTCACGTTCCAAGCTTCTTTTTTGCTGTTGgtctttctgctttttcttatGTTCTACTAATGACCTACTACAGGTGACACTGCCCAGATCTTTAGAATGCAACTTCTCACTTCCCAAACTGAGGCTCAGAGCTACAGATGGAAAGGTGCATGattttaatttttgtagtaACTGCATCCTAGGTGTGTACAGTAGGGTCCATAGACTTGAGATTGCATTAACAATCTGCGTAAACTTGGAATTCCATGTTCAGGTATTCATGAAGATATCTTAGATTGTTCATGTGTGCTCAGATGTTTGGACCTCAGTGGATATAGAAAGGTGTCAAAGCTTTAGGCAGTATTTAATAGTTAGCACCTTCCTTTTTGTGAAGCTTTTTTGACTAAAAGTAGATGTTGACTGTTAGTATCGCACCATGTATTAGTTGCTTGTTGGTCATGAGCCATCCAGTGTCAGCCGCATACATCTGATTGGATTAGTTTCTTTAGTCTTTATGGGGCGTAGTATGATTTACCCAAGCAGTCCTTCAAGCCATCATATCAACATGAGCTGCTTGACCTTTTAGTGATGCTGCTGTAGCTtgttgtgtgagtgtatgtatgtatgtatgtatgtatgtgtgtatgtatgtatgtgtgcgtgaTGATTCAATCTACTCGACTGTGGGCTGAACTTTGGCAGCATGTGTCAATGACTCCCATCTGTCCTCCCTCCGGGCCCCTTGCAGTCCGAGTCTCCCTCCCATCTGGAGTTGATACAATCGTAGCAGTTTTTACcctgtgttttcattcattttggaGTTCAAGACAAACCAAACAAGTGAGATCTTCGTAATCTACAGCATTGCACACACTAGAAATTAAGTGCTCAGAGTTAATTGCCTTGCTATGTAATTCATGCTTACATAAAATCAGCCCTCTCTGGGCTAATAGAGTTGTGGTAGCCAGAATCTGGAAAAGAACATGGAGTAAAAACTGCTGCCTCCTATAAATGAACGTTACTGAGTGTTTGTCTTAACCCTCTGACGAACAGCGTTTGTCTTACATGGGTCTTCCCTCCTGTttgtcctctctctttctccatgtccttccctcttctctctcctgtttGATATTCGGTTTCACCATTACTCAAAATTAATTTTCCTCTCCCACCCTCGGCCTATTCCACCTTCTTCTGTattcttttttcctcctgctgttggCTCAGATCTCAAAGACATTCAGAACAATAAGAATAGATACTTGATAGCCTCAGAGAACCAACGCCCTGGCCATTTCTCCACAGCCCCCATTGGTTCCTTGACAGCTTCTCCATCCTCTGGGTCACTGTGCAACCAGGGGGGGCTGCAGTCAGTCACTAGCATCCAGGAGCGCATCATGTCCActccaggaggagaggaggctatAGAAAGACTCAAGGTAAAGAAGCACACCAACTTTAAGGTCTTTATTTGCTCACTAGATATTTGAAGCTAGCGGTTATGATTTcccattatatattattattaaagaaaTCCATTAAAACAAATTGCCTTCAAAGATTCTTCACTAGACTAATAAGGTATAGTAATATATGTTTAATTTAGCCTACACATTGACGTCGGGCAATCTACATGTGGCCTCTGAGGTTTCTATTTCTCACTCTGCTGATAAGAGAGCAGGATGAGGAGCTgtagtttccatggcaacctcaTGCCCAGTCTGTCCGTCATCCACTGACGTCAAgcaccacacacgcacatacagacAAAATTGGACCAAAATAGATCAACTCTAATTTGCTTTCAGCTTAAATAATGAAGAACATATTGATATTCTAAATTTGTTCCAGCTATTTCAGTGATGTAAAGGAAAACATTATGAAAGTTTCTGTAAAGCATAAAGGGCAACATATAATATCTAACTGTTTTGAAAGGATGAACACCACTTATAGACTTTAGTTTATGCTTACTGGAAGGACTTGTGGGGAAATTCATGGTTTATTTTTTAAGATGAACAAAATTGTATTAGAATTTGTCCTAGACCAGTGCAAGAGGTTTGCAGCTTTGGAATATCTTTTCTTTATCTTATTTTCCTATTAAAGTTTTAACCCTTACTGTTTCTTTCACGCTTGTTTTCAGGAGTCAGAAAAGATCATTGCCGAGCTCAATGAAACCTGGGAAGAGAAACTGCGAAAGACTGAGGCCATCCGCATGGAGAGGTCAGATATTCTGTCAGAGTATCTACCACTAGGAAGAGATTCTACGAATGCCTCCATCTCTGCATATATTCTCCCTGCTCCATCTATCTTTTCACCCCTCTGCTTTGCTTATGTCTCATTTCCCCTGCTCACATTTTCTTTCTTACCCCCTTCTTTTACTTCATACTTTGCTGCCCTAACACCCTTTACCAACTCATCTGTAGCAGATGCATCATCTGCAGACCTTACACTGGCTTTACATCAAGCCTGACTGCTGCCGTTCGCTTCCTTTTGACATAATACTCTCTGTATTGCACTCTATCCCTTAAATGTCTACCAGCTTAGTTCAGGTTGACTTACCATATTGTTCTTACCATGCTTTACAATAGGGAGGCCTTGCTCGCAGAGATGGGTGTGGCAATCCGAGAAGATGGCGGCACGCTGGGTGTATTCTCTCCTAAAAAGGTAAAGCAGACACCGGGTGGAGGCCTCTTTCACGTTTTCCACGAGTGATGAAACATCGCAACCTTCCATCCTCACTTCCTCGTTTCTGTTTCCATAATAACATTTTCTAGTTTTTTAGCGTATATACTCACTGTAtcatcctccttccttctttccgctccttttatctgcttcctTCACATGCACAGCTTAGCAATGAAAGACCACTCGATGAACAGTTTGATTGTTTTCCTAACAAGAAGGTTGGTTTTATTTAACCAGCAGACAAGTTTCTTTTCCCACATTAGATGTAGTCATATAATAGACAAAGCTCTGTTACATATCTAGTCTTCTTCATTTTTTGCACATATAGTGATTGTTTCCTACAGTATTTTACAGCCTTGATCCATATGAATGTTCtgcgattttttttttctttaagatTTAGTATGTGAACTTAATGATAATTTCTTTTTAGATTATCTAGTGTACTGTAGTATTTGAAAATGTGgattcataataataataataataatgttgtatTATCTACTACTTCTTATAGTACTGTCCATATGCTCATTAAAGTACTAGTCCCCCATCATCTTTAATGAGAGCAATCACTACAATAGGAAACAATGTATGCTTTCATCCCTTCACTTACATTTCACTTccattaactttttttttccttttattcacTGCTGTTCCATGGCTTAGCATTTTCTAGAGAAGCCTTGTGAACTCTATGCAGACTTTAATTGGGTGTTTTCCCTGAAAAAGGTTGGTGATTTGGTGTAGCTGCTAGCATCGTTTGTAGTAGtatgtatatagtatatattcatatattcagtATAGTATATGTTTCATATTCTAGAGTTGTCAGGAGTTGACGATCCATTCACTTACATGCACTTGTTAAAACAAGTCAGGAAGCCTCTTCTGAACCATCTGCTGCATTTATAGACGGATTTATGGTTTCTTACTCTAGGAGATTAAATATCACTGGCAGGCCCTCACCAGTATTTGATATCAAGCGATGCCAGCTTCATTACAACTGCTGTCTATTCATGAAATCCTAGAAATGTTGCGGTAAACGATTTACCTCTCATCGTTTCTAGACTCCACACCTGGTGAACCTAAATGAGGATCCTCTCATGTCAGAGTGTCTGCTCTACTACATCAAAGACGGAATTACGAGGTAACCAAGACCTGTGTAATGACACTGGAACGCTGCAGAGGTTCAATCACCCCCGGGCAcggcctttttttttcctcttttaagAACCTGGAGGAACTTTCACAGTCACAGAAATCTCTATAAAGACCAACCACAGCTGAACAATGCTATTTTCTTCTTGGCCCCTTGCAGCTGCTTGCTGTTGAATATTTTGTTACCTTTTCTCTCCTTGCTGACTGTAAAAGATAAAAGTTTGCACATGAAGAcgtctgtacagtacatgaaaggCAGCTTTCTCCTAAGTgatgttttaaacatttctaTTTACTTCTGCTACTAAGGATTAGTTGAAATGGCTGCCAGTCAAAATGGCCCCTTTgaatttctttctctctctctctttttttcagggTTGGTCAGGCCGATGCTGAACGGCGACAGGATATTGTTTTAAGTGGTGCTCATATCAGGGAGGAGCACTGCATCTTCCATAGTGAGAGGAATGCCAATGGAGATGGTGAGGCACCACACAAGACCAGATACCTGCAGCCTATAAAGTCAGGGAAATGGGGCTCCTTTTTTACACAACTGAAACACGACTCCCTAAATAATAACAATCAATAGTGCTAGtgtagaagaaaaacaacagccttTTAAAATGACTCactcatgagtgtgtgtgtgatgtgtttttttttttttttttttttttttgaagttaTCGTCATGCTGGTGCCCTGTGAAGGATCAGAGACCTATGTAAACGGCAAGCGAGTGGAAGATGCAATCCAGCTTCGTTCAGGTACGCTGTTTATGAACCTACTATCACAGGCTTTATAGTAAATGGTGGACGGAAAATATACAATTAGGAAACTTCATAAAGAAAATGTTGGAGTTGTTTGTTGCAATTAttgtttctgtcactgatgtatgtgtattatatattttttttacaggtaACCGTATTATCATGGGAAAGAACCACGTATTCCGGTTCAACCACCCAGAACAGGCCAGGGCCGAGAGGGAGAAGACACCATCTGCTGAAACCCCTGTGGAACCTGTTGATTGGACGTTCGCTCAGAGAGAACTTCTGGAGAAGCAGGGAATCGACATGAAGCAGGAGATGGAAAAAAGGTGTGCAATAAGGCGCTTCGCTTTTGTCCAGATTCATTTCTAGTTCTGCAAGAACCTTCATTACCTGGCTTCCATTTAGGGATTGTAAATGTCGTAAATTTTTTTCATAACTTCTTCAGGCTGACTGAGATGGAAATCCTGTAtaaaaaggagaaggaagaagcagatcaacttctggagcagcagcgactgGTGAGTTCAAATAAGCTGTTTATTCAAACCCTCTGAGTTATTAGCATTCATTTAGTTTTGTTATTGATTCTATGTTTGCAGTAACACAAACTTAAACTGTAATTTTATGACGTATTTAGCGAGTTATTTACATTTCAACAAAAGATCTGGCTGATCCACCTAGTTTGAGGTGGGTGTAATGCACTGTTGTTACATTTACAAAGTTAAAGAATTTAAGAAGTGGTGCATTACAATTGGATGGTTCACATGGTCTGTTTAAATATGACTAGTACTAATTCTCCCTCTGAGCTCTGACATTTGAGATGTGTGAGTGTGCAAATCATACTTTTACTCAAAGCGCATGTCTGTTCTTCTTGcatggaagttttttttttcctggtttgAGACAGATGAACTTCTGCTCGATTTCTTCTTGAGTTTGACAGCTTTTTCTGTAGCTGTTTGAATAGGACTTAGATTGTAAAGCTCTTTCCCCTTTCGAATTCCCTGTTTTTCCGTTCTGTGTTTTCTATAGTGGGTCTGAATCTTGCAAAACAGCAACTTAGAGTGAAAGTAGATTTGATATCATGATCAAAGTTGATTTGAACAGACTGGACACTGCTCATTATTGTAACACACACCCTTGTAATTATATGGGGAATGCTGCTTTTGCACGGTTCACATTAATAGCATGTTTTCTTAACTCATTCAGTACCGGTTCTGGGCTAAGTTGCAGTGTTTGCAGTTGAGCTGGACAATTCTGACGTGGCTGTTGATTTGCTTGGATTAGATTTCTACTCTAGTTTCCTTGCTCTGTTTTTGTCCTGAGTTTCATCTCTTCAATGCAGTTGCTGAACTGTACAATGCATTGTGATAACAAACGTTCCTGCTGTAGTTTTCGACAGATAGTGACAATGTGGTTTCTCATTGACTTCTTTGACTACCTTTCCCTGCTAGCCCTACCTGGCATTTGCGTAGCATACTGAGGGCACAGCTCAACTACCGTTACCACTGCTCACAGCTGAATCAGTGAATCACaaacctttttcattttctgatgGTTTATGTGCAGACATACAGGTATAGGTTTCagacccctcccccctccaacATAatctatttatttctatttatgaAATCGGACAAAAAACATGAATAATCTGTACCAGCTGGTTGTGATCTGTAATGTGCATTGTCTAAAAAATGAGAAACTGCATTTTTTAAACTAACATCTTTCTTGTAGTGGATTAACACTTACCCTCACATTGCCTCTCCTCTCTACTGGCTTTCTGATCAACTGCAAGTACACTCTGTCTTCTAACACACCACTAATGCTAAAGTCACTCAGACCTTCTGGACTAAATGGGGAAAGCTCCAAAAACCCATCTACATGCATGCCACTGTACCATGTTTGGGATCCAGCTCCTACACCACATTTTTGAGTTAAAGACCAGGATGATCAGCAACAATCTGCTACTGATTTCCTTCCTAATCGTGATAGATGTGCTTTACCtttacttttaataataatatgcaACATTGGGAACAATTTAATCAATGCTACTATTCCCATGACCAGAATGAAAAGCAGTTTTTCAGAAAATATGAGAAGGATTATCTGACAAGAAAGTCAATGGAAGCCACtgtttgttgtactgtatgtttatgtttcTATCTTTTGTTTGAATATAAGTCTGGAAATGGTTTTGCATATTAACATACATCTTGTACTATGAAGATGTATGcgaaatatttaaatgtgcccATTATATAAACAATTCTGGACAAAAAAACTGTCTAAGCAGTAATAATATATTTACTATATCCCTAGTTAGTTCCCATGTTGCATATTAATGCCTTTCATTCATTCTTATTTTAAGCCATTCTTTCATCCGCTATGATTTTCCCATTTGtaatttctctttttgttttttttgtttttttttttgggaacCATTTGGGTTgtgtcctgttgtttttttcaaggATGGAGACTCTGATAGTGGGGATGACTCAGATAAGAGGTCTTGTGAGGAGAGCTGGAGACTGATCACTTCCCTAAGAGAAAAGCTGCCTCCCAGCAAGCTGCAAACCATAGTGAAAAAATGTGGATTACCCAGCAGTGGGAAAAGAAGGGAGCCTGTAAAAATGTACCAGATTCCCCAGCGGCGCCGCATCACCAAGGACTCGAAGTGGGTGACCATCTCTGACCTGAAGATCCAGGCAGTCAAAGAAATCTGTTATGAAGTGGCACTCAATGATTTCCGTCACACACGGCAGGAGATTGAAGCTCTGGCTATTGTGAAGATGAAGGAGCTTTGTGCCAGTTACGGGAAGAAAGATCCCAATGAGCGGGACTCATGGAGGGCTGTGGCTCGAGATGTTTGGGATACTGTAGGAGTTGGTGATGAGCGCATTGAGGATGTCATCACCAATGGCTCTCGACCAGGGGGAGCCGTAATGGATGAGCTAAAAGTGCACATTGATAAACTTGAAGATATTTTGCACGAGGTGAAGAAACAGAATAACATGAAAGATGAGGAGATCCGTGCTCTCAGGAACAAAATGGTCAAAATGGAAAAGGTTCTTCCCCTCATCACCCCCGACGGTCCAGAGAAGCCTCCCACCGTAGCCACTACAACGTGTGCAGCTAGAACTCCAAGCCCACTTGAAGGAAAGCCTCCCGTACCAGAAAGGCCTGATGGAGAGGTCGTCGATCCAAAAACCTGCCAAAGTACAGGAGAGGATGCAAATGTAAAGCGCAGCCACATGCGCTGGATGCGTCAGGAACAGGTACGCCTCAAGAACCTTCAGCAACAAGAGATCTCCAAACAGCTACGCCGGCATACTGGACCGCACCGCTTTATACCCCCAGAGGACCGAAAGTTGCGCTTTCCCTTCAAAAGTAACCCCAAACACCGCAACTCGTGGAGCCCTGGCACGCACATCATCATTACAGACGAGCAGGTCATTGAGCTAAAGGTGCCCAAAGAAGCtgttgaggaagaagagggagaaggtCCACCAAGTGAAGGAGTGCAGCCTCAAGAAGTGACGGCCCCTTCAGCTGTTCAAGTCTCTCCACCACCGCCGAGTCCAGGTGTCCAGAGCAGAGGCAAAGACTTGGACCAAGGCTTAAGCCAGAGTCAAAAACAGAATTATAGGAACAACCAGTACCAGCAGCCCCACGAACGAGGCCGCAGCAACTCTTTTAATTACCGTCAGCGACCCTCTGGCTCCATGGAGTCCCTGCAACAGCCTGAAAGCAATAGGAGGCATATGCAGCCTTTCTACCCGCCCCGCCCGCATCCCAACCAGCCGGCACACCCTCCGCCGTACCATCATCAGCAGCCCTGCCACTTTAACGGCATGATGTATACAGACGGTAACTTCAGCGGCTACCAGCACTACCGTCAACCTGAACAGTCCAATTACCCAGCCCCCTTTCAGGCACCTCCACGAATGCGCAGGCAGCTGTCGGCCCCTAATTTAAAAGCCAGCAGAGAGACCACAGTCTGAACGAGAAGCTGGTTCTAAATACTTAGTAGGCAAATGCATTACAGATCACAACAATGGAATCATGAGTCAGACTGTTGAAACTGACTGACTTTTGCACTTGAACAGCATGTTATTGGTTGATCCAAAAGTATTTTATGTATCATAAAAAACTCTTTATTGTTGTATTATATGCCATTCTATTAGTGTTCCCTGCATTGTGTGCGCTCATCAATAGCATTGTGGGTTCTGACATAAGGATCTAAAGCCAACTCATATTTTTTCCCCTCCGATGAGATAGATATGCCTTATATACTTCATGTGACAGTTCCtcagtcatttattcatttgccCAATTTATTTTCATCATGTTACATTGTCATTTCGGTATTCATtttttaacagtgttttttttccaccaccaTATTGGCACACTAAAGTATCAGATTGTCCTTTACTTGGGTGTTCTCATTCATAATTGAGCTACAAAAATAACCAATATCTTTATTATTTCACCATGCAATTATAGTTACAATTTTTACAAAGTTGCTTTAAATCTTCAACCTAGATCTGGATTCAGACAACACTTCAGGGTTGAATAATATATTGAATAATGTGTTAATCAATTGAGCGGTTATTTAAATAGGTTTCATTCTGGTGTGAAGTGCCTTCTTATTGACTTCTACTCATTTTATACCATggtgcatttattattcagtgTTTTCTGCCCCCCTTTATTGAAGTTGATGCTTCTGCACAGTGTTTCAGGTAAAATTTTAAAGAAATGTCATAGCTTGTGTAAAATTATAACTCTTTAGTATTAACACAAAGTTTTTTccaatttctttttttacttttttatataTTGCCACCTACTATTACGCTATTACTACTTTttaacaatatatttttttccccaGCATATGGTCACTAACATAAAGTGACCATAGGTCTATAATAAATGTATCAACCACTGTGCTGACCTGTGTGTCAGAAAGTAAAATACCACTTCAACCAGAAACAAAAGGTTTAATGTAGTTTGGCCTTTTCCCTGTATGAACTACATATCATGCACTGATCTCTGATTCTATGTGGTCTTAACATTACGTTTGGGTTTGTGGTTCACTGAGAAAGCAGAGTTCCTGTTCTGAATGGATGTCCTACCGGGTGTTGTCACGGTTTCTCAAGTTGCGCCTTAGAAATGTTTGAGGGACGGCAAAGTCTTCTGGTGTTTGCCAAATGTTATTCAGGACAAATATCCACATGAAACGAGATTTTTGGTGATAGCCTTGTGTATTTTAACCGCATCATAAAGGGTTCTTACAGCCTGTATAGACCTGTCCGTGTAACGGTTATATGAAACCTCACAAATCAGTGTTTTACCGCTGTGATGTAGCTTCTGCTTGTTCCAATCAGCTGCCAATCTGTCTCTCTTAAGATGCAATTGAAGCTTTAACAGGATTTAATTATGTTTCATGAGCAGATGGTCTTCAAGTTTTTTGAGAAATGGTGACCCTTTGGAAACGAGAGTTTTAGGCGCCATCATTATCTTAAACCTGGGTTCATAAACATTCTCTTTTTAGAAAATGTACGCCCTGCCTTACTATGCTGTTTTAAAAACCAAATGCTATCATATGACATATGCAAGTCCAGTGTGTCCACCCTTCGCCTCATGTATTCATGACTGCGTTTGCATGCAATAGCTTCCATTTCCTTCACTGGAATAAATGCACATTAGTGTTATTTAACAGATGTACTGGTGCTGATGGTGACCAGGTAAGCTGTAGCGTATGCAACATCAAATGGACAAATGTACCTTATATGTGAATGTTTGTTAGGTCTCAGATGAGACTGTCTGGCCGTTGTGTCTGCTTTTTGAATCTGCAATATCAAGTGCGTCTTGTGGCTACAAATGTACCAAGATGTGTTGACTCATTAATCGAGCACTGtgttcaaacatacagtacatattggAACAGTGTTGTTTGTAGGTTCAAAAAAATAATCCACTGAATATCTTGCTACTGgaggtttattttaaaagtatgACTGAAATAAAATGATGTGCTCAAAGTGCATTTATTTGTTATACATGTGTTTTTCCATCACCATGGTTGGACTGACGACAGGGTTAGGCTCAATTCTTTTACCATAAACCACATCCTCCACTTTAgttgtttttcatcttttgcTGAGTTAATTGCTTCTGTTGTAGAATGTGCCAAACTCTCCCAAAGTTTTTGCTTTCGGGTTTATTGTATTTTACCTTTTCACATGCAAATATAATGCCCAGAACCACTACCATTATCTGCTTGATTAGTCGTGGAGTAATGAGGAAAAAGGCTATTTGTGTTACTGTGAGTTCCTCCAACGTGAGGTATGTGTCTGGCAAATGGCTGAATGTCGCTGTTTGGTCACACTCCTTAAATTACAGCTGATCGTCTTAACTTCTATTTCACCTTTATTGTGGTGATACACAGAGGTCAGAAAGCTCAGTGTTCTTTCTATTCTATTTATACACACTGCAATTGTATTATGGGATGGAAATAACAGTTTATATACTGAAACCATCACAACTTATACATTTTGCACGCGGTTTGCAGAATCGCCCACACGATGCTTGTAGAAAAACCGGCTCATCAGTTGTCGTTTGCTTCACCTAGAAAATAAAGCTTCAAGGCTGTTGGTAGGCTTacaagagggaggagggaggttggTGACGGACAAAACGCTGCATTGTCTTCCCAGAAGACACTGAACAAGCAGGATGAGGTCATCGGGATCACAGCGCGTCCTGCTCTGATGGGGATGGCGCCCCTCATTGGATTACACTCGACTCAGCTTCCAGCAGCACCTCTTGTTCCAATTCAGCCATTTCTCTCAGAATATGTAATGACGCTACCTCCCGTCGGTTTTAATTCGCTTGACTTTGTTTAATCTCtccagaaaatgtgttttagatATTATTGCCAAATTATGTGTGTAATAAACCAAACACCATATCTATTGAGAGGCTACGATAGTTCACACCATGttacccccccacacacacacacacacacacacacacacacacacaaagccaagtGTTGTGACTGAAATTTGAGCTGACCTGCTTCAGTTGATGGACAGTTGTCCTGTCCCTGTGTGTCGATGTCTAGGTTTATGAGAGCAAATTACAGGAACTCCAGAAACAGGTGGAGACCCGTTCCCTGATCGCTGAGACGCCTGatgaggaagagctggaggaggaggaggaagaggaaggtgtGTAATGCGTGTGTTCTTCTGTCCTGTGTCGCATGTTTAAGCCCCAGCTTTATGTAAAACATGTTGTCTTTTACATTTTCTGTCCAGAACCTAAACTACTTGGATGTATGTATAGTCTTTTCTCTTTCATAATTAAAGTAATGAGATGTTGACCTTATTCAAACTAATACAATTTTCATTCTATTGCCACTCACATTACTTCCTAAAACTATTCAGTAGAAGTAACTAGAAGCAAGTGTCTAACCTTACAGCTTTAAAATTAAACCAGCTGCTAACCTCACACAAACCAACTTATACTTAGCCACAAGTCTAGTTTTTATGTATTAGCCCATCAACTACTTATTTAGAAGAGCCCATGATTTCTCATTCTAAATGTATTTTCCCAGCTTTCAAGCAGCTACTGCTTGTCTTTCTTTTTAGTACAGTCTGAGTCCTTTTTGTAttatgcaaaattcactttttttattgctttcagggtttgaattttttttttctgcagttgACTAAATTCACAAATGAATGGGTTTTAGCTCCGGCGCTGCTCGCAGGAGTCAGTGAAGTACAACAGATTAGGCTGAAACAGGCAAAAATGGTTCATTTCAGTTTATGtacatttcatttttgttgtttGAACATATGCATTGTTCCCCCTCCTGTCTCCGTGCAGTGCCCTGGACTCAGCATGAATATGAGCTGGCACAGTGGGCGTTCAGGAAGTGGAGGTACCATCAGTTCACCTCTCTCCGTGACCAGCTGTGGGGAAATGCAGTCTATCTGAAGGAAGCCAACGCTATTAGCGTGGAGCTAAAGAAAAAAGTGAGTAAGACAACAAGTGAGAGGGATGGTTTTGGGTtggtaaacaataaaataaagcatatttgtttttagcttttaaacTGGTTGAAGGTCAAGTAaatcttgaaaaaaaaaaaaaaaagtttttagtttttttttcaagccttcttctccttccttcaGGTTCAGTTCCAGTTCGTCTTGCTGACAGACACACTGTATTCGCCGCTGCCCCCTGAGCTCCTGCCCCCAGAACCTGAGAAAGAGCACAGCTCCAGGCCTTTCCCCCGCACCGTTGTGGCTGTGGAGGTTCAGGACCTTAAAAATGGAGCGACGCACTACTGGTCCCTCGAGAAACTTAAGTAATTATTCTAACATACCTTAAACGTGTCCTCAATCAagtccacagagctgcagcttacAGTATTATACATATTCAGTGAAAGTAGTCTAAAACTCAGTCAT from Betta splendens chromosome 7, fBetSpl5.4, whole genome shotgun sequence encodes:
- the kif1b gene encoding kinesin-like protein KIF1B isoform X15; protein product: MSGASVKVAVRVRPFNSREISKESKCIIQMQGNTTTIANPKAPKEPPKTFSFDYSYWSHTTQEDPCFASQNLVYNDIGKEMLQHAFEGYNVCIFAYGQTGAGKSYTMMGKQEEGQEGIIPMLCEDLFEKINEDNNKEELSYSVEVSYMEIYCERVRDLLNPKNKGNLRVREHPLLGPYVEDLSKLAVTSYTDIADLMDAGNKARTVAATNMNETSSRSHAVFTIVFTQRKHDSETDLSTEKVSKISLVDLAGSERADSTGAKGTRLKEGANINKSLTTLGKVISALAEVDNCTSKSKKKKKSDFIPYRDSVLTWLLRENLGGNSRTAMVAALSPADINYDETLSTLRYADRAKNIKCNAVINEDPNNKLVRELKDEVARLKELLRAQGLGDILDIDPMGDDYPGSGIKYLKDIQNNKNRYLIASENQRPGHFSTAPIGSLTASPSSGSLCNQGGLQSVTSIQERIMSTPGGEEAIERLKESEKIIAELNETWEEKLRKTEAIRMEREALLAEMGVAIREDGGTLGVFSPKKTPHLVNLNEDPLMSECLLYYIKDGITRVGQADAERRQDIVLSGAHIREEHCIFHSERNANGDVIVMLVPCEGSETYVNGKRVEDAIQLRSGNRIIMGKNHVFRFNHPEQARAEREKTPSAETPVEPVDWTFAQRELLEKQGIDMKQEMEKRLTEMEILYKKEKEEADQLLEQQRLDGDSDSGDDSDKRSCEESWRLITSLREKLPPSKLQTIVKKCGLPSSGKRREPVKMYQIPQRRRITKDSKWVTISDLKIQAVKEICYEVALNDFRHTRQEIEALAIVKMKELCASYGKKDPNERDSWRAVARDVWDTVGVGDERIEDVITNGSRPGGAVMDELKVHIDKLEDILHEVKKQNNMKDEEIRALRNKMVKMEKVLPLITPDGPEKPPTVATTTCAARTPSPLEGKPPVPERPDGEVVDPKTCQSTGEDANVKRSHMRWMRQEQVRLKNLQQQEISKQLRRHTGPHRFIPPEDRKLRFPFKSNPKHRNSWSPGTHIIITDEQVIELKVPKEAVEEEEGEGPPSEGVQPQEVTAPSAVQVSPPPPSPGVQSRGKDLDQGLSQSQKQNYRNNQYQQPHERGRSNSFNYRQRPSGSMESLQQPESNRRHMQPFYPPRPHPNQPAHPPPYHHQQPCHFNGMMYTDGNFSGYQHYRQPEQSNYPAPFQAPPRMRRQLSAPNLKASRETTV